A single window of Chloracidobacterium thermophilum B DNA harbors:
- the hisF gene encoding imidazole glycerol phosphate synthase subunit HisF: protein MLAKRIIPCLDVNAGRVVKGVRFLDLVDAGDPVAQARRYDAEGADELVFLDITASSDRRAIVTQMVRAVADAVFIPFTVGGGIRTVDDMRAILLAGADKISINTAAVQQPQLIAEGALKFGSQCIVVAIDARRIPETNPPRWEVFLHGGRTPTGKDAIAWAIEAERLGAGEILLTSMDRDGTQDGYDLELTAQVAAAVSIPVIASGGVGTLEHLHAGLTVGGASAALAASIFHFGQHTIAEAKAYLRARGVCVRQV from the coding sequence ATGCTGGCCAAGCGCATCATTCCCTGCCTCGATGTCAACGCCGGGCGCGTTGTCAAAGGCGTCCGCTTTCTTGACCTCGTGGACGCCGGCGACCCTGTTGCCCAAGCGCGGCGCTACGATGCCGAAGGCGCGGACGAACTCGTTTTTCTCGACATCACCGCCTCATCCGACCGCCGGGCGATTGTCACCCAGATGGTACGCGCCGTGGCTGATGCCGTGTTCATTCCCTTCACGGTCGGCGGCGGCATCCGTACCGTGGACGACATGCGCGCCATTCTCCTCGCCGGCGCCGACAAGATTTCCATCAACACGGCCGCCGTCCAGCAACCACAGCTCATTGCCGAAGGCGCGCTGAAATTCGGCAGCCAGTGCATCGTCGTCGCCATTGATGCCCGGCGCATCCCGGAGACAAACCCGCCACGCTGGGAAGTCTTTCTGCACGGCGGACGTACTCCGACGGGCAAAGACGCCATTGCCTGGGCCATCGAAGCCGAACGGCTGGGCGCCGGCGAAATCCTGCTGACCAGTATGGACCGCGACGGCACACAGGACGGCTACGATCTCGAACTCACCGCGCAGGTGGCCGCCGCGGTGTCCATTCCGGTCATTGCTTCAGGCGGCGTGGGGACGCTTGAACACCTGCATGCCGGTTTGACCGTCGGCGGGGCCAGCGCTGCGCTGGCCGCTTCCATTTTTCACTTCGGGCAGCACACCATCGCCGAAGCCAAAGCCTACCTGCGCGCACGCGGGGTGTGCGTCCGGCAGGTTTGA
- the cofG gene encoding 7,8-didemethyl-8-hydroxy-5-deazariboflavin synthase subunit CofG has translation MVSAYARPEKMQRGGSQPTGLEGTGAGWEASGSEPHRLEVVTCSHSLTFIPTYSCLFACGYCAFARPTPLASLEEAASCFVRGKQAGCHEVLIMSGEGVMVFPRLRATLAAWGFRDYHDYLAAVCRLALEQGLLPHINIGNQTEEEFRRLRPVCVSMGMMLETTSRELLRQPAHQHAPGKAPHLRLATLAAAGRAQVPFTTGLLIGIGETPADREASLEAIAELHHQYGHIQEVILQPFVPHPGTAMADWTGPDVPTLAAVVRLARAILPSDVVIQIPPNLVPEAADRRELVLAGARDLGGISPEPDQINPDAPWLAPARYAAELAAWGFVLRPRLAVYPRFQTRAWLDTAVYDLVRSKQAELDALGAIAPVPAVGAPGFQTCRTHTPRARR, from the coding sequence TTGGTTTCAGCATACGCACGCCCGGAAAAGATGCAACGGGGCGGTTCCCAGCCCACAGGCCTGGAAGGCACCGGCGCAGGTTGGGAAGCCTCCGGTTCGGAACCGCACCGGCTGGAAGTCGTCACCTGCTCGCACAGCCTGACGTTCATTCCCACCTACAGTTGTCTTTTTGCCTGTGGCTACTGCGCTTTCGCGCGCCCGACACCGCTGGCTTCCCTCGAAGAAGCGGCGAGCTGTTTTGTTCGCGGAAAACAGGCTGGTTGTCATGAAGTGCTTATTATGAGCGGCGAAGGCGTCATGGTCTTTCCGCGCCTGCGGGCAACATTGGCTGCCTGGGGTTTCCGGGACTACCACGACTATCTGGCCGCCGTGTGCCGGCTGGCGCTCGAACAGGGTTTGCTGCCGCACATCAACATCGGCAATCAGACAGAGGAAGAATTCCGCCGTCTGCGCCCGGTTTGTGTTTCGATGGGCATGATGCTGGAAACAACCAGCCGGGAGCTTCTCCGGCAGCCAGCCCATCAGCATGCGCCAGGAAAGGCACCCCACCTGCGGCTGGCGACACTGGCTGCGGCCGGACGGGCGCAGGTGCCGTTTACGACGGGTCTGCTCATCGGCATCGGTGAAACACCGGCCGACCGCGAAGCCTCGCTGGAGGCGATTGCCGAACTGCATCACCAGTACGGACACATTCAGGAGGTCATCCTTCAGCCGTTCGTTCCCCATCCGGGAACGGCCATGGCGGATTGGACGGGGCCGGACGTTCCAACGCTGGCCGCCGTCGTACGGTTGGCGCGCGCCATACTGCCGTCGGACGTGGTGATCCAGATTCCGCCCAACCTCGTGCCAGAGGCTGCCGACCGTCGGGAACTGGTGCTGGCCGGAGCGCGTGACCTGGGCGGTATTTCGCCGGAACCGGACCAGATCAACCCGGATGCCCCCTGGCTGGCTCCGGCGCGCTATGCGGCCGAACTGGCGGCGTGGGGTTTTGTACTGCGTCCGCGTCTGGCGGTGTATCCCCGGTTTCAAACCCGTGCCTGGCTGGATACGGCTGTTTATGACCTCGTGCGCTCCAAACAGGCGGAACTGGATGCCTTGGGTGCAATTGCGCCGGTTCCGGCAGTTGGCGCGCCCGGATTTCAAACCTGCCGGACGCACACCCCGCGTGCGCGCAGGTAG
- the hflX gene encoding GTPase HflX, protein MPISKVEGNTQGLKSSQVKRLERLLARRVPPRDIITPELARQMTELSAEIRRQVGVLISRHGQVECVMVGDAGGIVIPDLKRVRVGQGRFRGLRCLHTQLSGPGLTRDDLNDLALLRLDLMGVISVGDNGLPNWIHAAHLLPATDAVTDDTAEPWAYLDKVHPSQLQVDFLDLIEYLEAEFARTRRLRDARDLRDRAMLVVVTTGALADAEASMEELVELAESCDLVVVDKLIQRRRELDPKTLLGKGKLQEVIIRSLQHAADVLLFDQDLSPAQVRTIEAATDLKILDRTQLILDIFAQRARSREGKVQVELAQLKYLLPRLAGHGADMSRLAGGIGARGPGETKLEVDRRRARDRIADLEKLITSLRSQRQTRRAQRDRQQLPVVSIVGYTNAGKSTLLNTLTSSEVVAERRMFATLDPTSRRLRLPRDRDIIINDTVGFIRDLPPTLMAAFKATLEEIETSDLLLHLVDIAAPDYERRIAAVEDILAQLGLSHLPRQLVFNKADLLPAEQVAALCVRHQAIAIVAYDRATLPPLLQSIDAWLSSPGNREAGVGAGYAPWEPVGNASVLVS, encoded by the coding sequence ATGCCTATTTCCAAGGTCGAAGGTAACACACAAGGTCTCAAATCCAGTCAGGTCAAGCGGCTCGAACGCCTGCTTGCGCGCCGGGTTCCGCCACGGGACATCATCACTCCGGAGTTGGCGCGGCAGATGACGGAACTTTCGGCTGAAATCCGGCGGCAGGTCGGCGTGCTCATCAGCCGGCACGGACAGGTTGAATGTGTCATGGTCGGCGACGCTGGCGGCATCGTCATTCCCGATCTCAAGCGGGTGCGCGTTGGGCAGGGGCGTTTTCGCGGGTTGCGGTGTCTGCACACGCAGCTTTCCGGGCCGGGGCTGACCCGCGACGACCTCAACGACCTGGCATTGCTGCGTCTCGATCTCATGGGCGTCATCAGCGTCGGCGACAACGGCCTGCCAAACTGGATTCACGCCGCCCATCTTCTCCCCGCCACCGATGCTGTCACGGACGATACAGCAGAACCTTGGGCCTACTTGGACAAAGTGCATCCGAGTCAGCTCCAGGTGGATTTCCTCGACCTTATCGAATATCTCGAAGCTGAGTTTGCCCGCACCCGGCGGCTGCGGGACGCGCGTGACCTGCGGGACCGCGCCATGCTGGTTGTGGTCACAACCGGGGCACTGGCAGACGCCGAAGCCTCCATGGAAGAACTCGTCGAACTGGCGGAATCGTGCGATTTGGTCGTGGTGGACAAACTCATCCAGCGGCGACGCGAACTTGACCCCAAAACCCTGCTTGGCAAAGGCAAGTTGCAGGAAGTCATCATCCGCAGCCTCCAGCATGCGGCCGATGTCCTGCTCTTTGACCAGGACTTGTCCCCGGCGCAGGTACGGACCATCGAAGCGGCAACCGACCTGAAGATTCTCGACCGCACCCAGCTCATTCTGGACATCTTCGCCCAGCGCGCCCGCAGCCGCGAAGGGAAAGTTCAGGTCGAACTGGCGCAGCTCAAATACCTGTTGCCGCGTCTGGCCGGACACGGGGCGGATATGTCCCGACTGGCTGGCGGCATCGGCGCCCGTGGGCCCGGCGAGACGAAACTCGAAGTGGACCGCCGCCGGGCCCGCGACCGGATTGCCGACCTGGAAAAACTCATCACGAGCCTGCGCAGCCAACGCCAGACACGCCGTGCGCAACGTGACCGGCAGCAGTTGCCAGTGGTTTCCATCGTCGGCTACACCAACGCCGGAAAGTCCACCCTGCTCAACACGTTGACCTCCAGTGAGGTCGTGGCCGAGCGCCGCATGTTTGCCACCCTCGACCCCACAAGCCGCCGGCTCCGCCTGCCGCGCGACCGCGACATCATTATCAACGATACCGTCGGGTTCATCCGGGACCTGCCACCCACGCTGATGGCAGCTTTCAAGGCGACGCTCGAAGAAATCGAAACTTCCGATTTGCTCCTGCACCTGGTGGACATTGCTGCTCCCGACTACGAACGGCGCATCGCCGCCGTGGAGGACATCCTGGCGCAACTGGGGCTTTCGCACCTGCCACGCCAACTTGTCTTCAACAAGGCGGATCTCCTTCCGGCCGAGCAGGTCGCAGCGCTCTGCGTCCGCCATCAGGCAATTGCCATCGTGGCTTACGACCGGGCAACGCTGCCGCCGCTATTGCAATCCATAGATGCCTGGCTTTCTTCACCTGGCAACCGGGAAGCAGGCGTGGGCGCCGGATATGCCCCCTGGGAACCGGTTGGCAACGCCAGCGTGCTTGTTTCCTGA
- the bamA gene encoding outer membrane protein assembly factor BamA encodes MFRSFPSSVFPLHAAWAVLTLAAWLFCGVVMTTPVMAQGGLQADAMQDPLQPQLIEDVQFRGNRRIPTDTLRLYVTMKPGDLYSAEQAQRDYQAVLAQGFFDPLRSNITLEPGNTGGVIVVFNLTEYPVIRDIQYEGLKSIQLSDVLTRYKEKRISLTKDSPYDPVQVKRAEAELKTMLSERGRPNAIVTAEIEDVSKTSIIIIFNVDEGARVRVAKIDFEGNQVFSSRTLRKQMKYTKPSGFLTRFTSKDVYSPEKFETDMQLVAQFLREKGYLRPTIGKPRIENIGKVGGGIPLISKKSDGLRIVVPIDEGIRYRFGEITTEGSTIFTPEQVLLISGMRKGDIASAKTIREGVYERLKKAYGSRGYIQADVNVQPTFKPPAPGESEGVADFTIFIEEGSVYTIEQIEFSGNNTTRDKVLRRELLVSEGEPYNQELMEYSILLLNQLGYFDEIKKEDIQTTTDERRKTVNVVIKVKERGRQQIQFSGGVSGIGGSFIGLTYTTNNLFGYGQSVAVDIQAGNLFRNIALSYSDPYFLDRRIGFGVSVFSQRFRYASGISGAAIASGFFNSFTGLDERNLFTQDTTGASLSLSAPLAVLTNRFPKFSRVSRIGVSYSYSRSRITDPPVNRDNNPDNDIIVTFAQPGITISSLTPSFVYNTVNNPINPTSGRNFTLSFTWSGLGGRVKNLSPVLEYREFRPFRFLGQGIEKPAVLGMRFRAAHVSAYGTPFDSNSLAFIGGVPQFNRFYTGGEFEIRGYGIRTISPVAPIEDRRTTTDVRVVDALTGQVLQPGLQVSPTVIQEYTYTDKLFPLPPGSFQFIPVGGDSQLLLNLEYRIPIVGPLSVALFADGGSVFNLRSLSDQSIRARALPATLGSTPDSPVPGPIILRPDGTRLDGTRPNDPNPSGPLPDGFRVAFVQAQQASRTQVNLSQTLGGIGRNFRASLGAELQVNLPVLQVPFRLIFAYNPGAKTNVFDPRQLGIIEERGVIRFTVGRTF; translated from the coding sequence ATGTTCCGGTCTTTTCCATCATCCGTTTTTCCTCTTCACGCCGCCTGGGCCGTCCTGACCCTGGCGGCCTGGCTGTTCTGTGGGGTGGTGATGACCACGCCGGTCATGGCCCAGGGAGGACTCCAGGCCGATGCCATGCAGGACCCCCTCCAGCCGCAACTCATTGAAGACGTGCAGTTCCGGGGCAACCGCCGGATTCCTACTGACACCCTGCGCCTGTACGTCACCATGAAACCGGGCGACCTCTACAGCGCCGAGCAGGCCCAGCGCGACTACCAGGCCGTTCTCGCCCAGGGCTTTTTTGACCCCCTGCGCAGCAATATCACCCTCGAACCGGGCAATACAGGCGGCGTCATCGTCGTCTTCAACCTGACCGAATATCCGGTCATCCGGGACATTCAGTACGAAGGATTGAAGTCCATTCAGCTCAGCGATGTGCTGACCCGCTACAAAGAAAAGCGCATCTCGCTTACCAAGGACTCCCCCTACGATCCCGTCCAGGTCAAGCGGGCAGAAGCCGAACTCAAGACCATGCTCAGCGAACGTGGCCGCCCCAATGCCATCGTGACGGCCGAAATCGAGGACGTATCGAAGACCTCCATCATCATCATCTTCAATGTGGACGAAGGCGCGCGCGTCCGGGTCGCCAAAATTGACTTCGAGGGCAATCAGGTCTTTTCGAGCCGCACGCTCCGCAAGCAGATGAAATACACCAAACCGTCCGGCTTTCTCACCCGCTTCACCTCCAAGGATGTCTATTCACCGGAGAAGTTCGAGACGGACATGCAGTTGGTGGCGCAGTTCCTGCGTGAAAAGGGCTACCTGCGCCCGACGATTGGCAAGCCTCGCATCGAGAACATCGGCAAGGTCGGCGGCGGCATCCCGCTTATCAGCAAAAAGTCCGACGGACTGCGGATTGTCGTCCCGATTGACGAGGGCATCCGCTACCGGTTTGGGGAGATCACCACGGAAGGTTCAACCATTTTCACACCCGAACAGGTGCTGCTCATTTCAGGGATGCGCAAGGGCGACATCGCCAGCGCCAAAACCATCCGGGAAGGCGTCTATGAGCGCCTCAAAAAGGCCTATGGCAGCCGGGGTTACATTCAGGCGGATGTCAACGTCCAGCCCACCTTCAAGCCACCCGCCCCCGGAGAATCCGAAGGCGTCGCGGATTTCACCATTTTCATCGAGGAAGGTTCGGTCTATACCATCGAGCAGATCGAGTTTTCCGGCAACAACACGACCCGCGACAAGGTGCTGCGGCGCGAGCTGCTCGTCAGCGAAGGTGAGCCGTACAATCAGGAACTGATGGAGTATTCCATCCTGCTGCTCAACCAGCTTGGCTACTTCGACGAAATCAAAAAGGAAGACATCCAGACGACGACCGACGAACGCCGCAAGACGGTCAACGTCGTCATCAAGGTCAAGGAACGTGGACGCCAGCAGATTCAGTTTTCTGGCGGTGTTTCCGGCATTGGCGGCTCGTTCATCGGCCTGACCTACACGACAAACAACCTGTTTGGCTACGGACAGAGCGTTGCGGTGGACATCCAGGCCGGAAACCTCTTTCGCAACATCGCCCTGTCGTACAGCGATCCCTACTTCCTTGACCGCCGGATTGGGTTTGGCGTTTCGGTCTTCAGTCAGCGTTTCCGTTATGCCAGCGGCATCAGCGGCGCGGCCATTGCCAGCGGCTTTTTCAACAGCTTCACCGGACTGGACGAGCGAAACCTCTTTACTCAGGACACCACCGGGGCTTCGCTATCGCTTTCCGCTCCGCTGGCCGTACTCACCAACCGGTTTCCCAAGTTCAGCCGCGTCTCGCGGATTGGCGTCAGCTACAGCTACAGCCGCTCACGCATTACCGATCCGCCGGTCAACCGTGACAACAACCCCGACAACGACATCATCGTGACCTTCGCGCAGCCGGGCATTACGATCAGTTCCCTGACGCCCTCGTTCGTCTATAACACGGTCAACAATCCCATCAACCCGACGAGCGGGCGTAACTTCACCCTCAGTTTCACCTGGTCGGGACTGGGCGGACGGGTCAAGAACCTGTCCCCGGTGCTGGAATACCGTGAATTTCGCCCCTTCCGTTTTCTGGGTCAGGGCATTGAAAAACCGGCTGTGCTGGGCATGCGCTTCCGCGCCGCCCACGTGAGCGCCTACGGCACGCCCTTTGACAGCAACTCGCTGGCCTTCATTGGCGGCGTTCCCCAGTTCAACCGCTTCTATACGGGCGGCGAGTTCGAGATTCGCGGCTACGGGATTCGTACGATTTCACCGGTTGCCCCCATTGAGGACCGCCGGACAACGACGGACGTCCGGGTCGTGGATGCTCTGACCGGACAGGTGCTGCAACCGGGCCTGCAGGTCAGCCCGACGGTCATTCAGGAATACACCTACACGGACAAGCTCTTTCCGCTTCCGCCTGGCTCTTTCCAATTCATTCCGGTTGGCGGCGACTCCCAGTTGTTGCTGAACCTTGAGTATCGCATCCCTATTGTCGGGCCGCTTTCGGTAGCCCTATTTGCCGATGGCGGCTCGGTGTTCAACCTCCGCTCCCTGAGCGATCAGAGCATCCGCGCGCGGGCGCTGCCGGCTACGCTGGGTTCGACGCCCGATTCACCCGTGCCGGGCCCCATCATTCTGCGCCCGGACGGCACCCGCCTTGACGGCACCCGTCCCAACGATCCCAATCCCAGCGGCCCCCTGCCGGATGGCTTTCGGGTGGCGTTCGTTCAGGCCCAGCAGGCTTCCCGGACGCAGGTCAACCTGAGCCAGACGCTGGGCGGCATCGGGCGCAACTTCCGCGCCTCGCTTGGAGCCGAGTTGCAGGTCAACCTGCCGGTGTTACAGGTACCCTTCCGCCTGATTTTTGCCTATAACCCCGGCGCGAAAACCAACGTCTTTGACCCACGCCAGCTTGGTATCATTGAAGAACGTGGTGTCATCCGCTTTACTGTCGGGCGAACGTTCTAG
- a CDS encoding OmpH family outer membrane protein — MPLFACLALSLLPPVGGSLPVSPAITTEPPAPQAAPAPPRIAVVNTQAFGELINEYRQQVVTLQTEFRPTLDAIQRLGAEIQAEEDALQRLADQLAPDVRLKRTDDLERKKKDFKRRQEDLNEAVEKRAAILLNPVREKISKALEAYAKERGIHILLDVVTAAEAGGLVYLAPGMDITEDFAARYNQNNPVTKPAASR, encoded by the coding sequence ATGCCCCTGTTTGCATGTCTTGCGTTGAGCCTCCTGCCTCCGGTTGGCGGAAGCCTGCCGGTGTCCCCCGCCATCACAACTGAACCACCTGCACCACAGGCGGCCCCGGCTCCGCCCCGCATTGCGGTCGTCAACACCCAGGCGTTTGGTGAACTCATCAACGAATACCGGCAGCAGGTCGTGACACTCCAGACCGAGTTTCGCCCGACACTGGATGCCATCCAACGCTTAGGGGCCGAGATTCAGGCCGAAGAAGACGCGCTTCAGCGTCTGGCCGACCAGCTTGCGCCCGATGTGCGCCTCAAACGCACCGATGACCTCGAACGCAAGAAAAAGGACTTCAAACGGCGGCAGGAAGACCTCAACGAAGCCGTCGAAAAGCGGGCCGCGATTTTGCTCAATCCCGTCCGCGAAAAGATTTCCAAGGCGCTCGAAGCCTATGCCAAGGAGCGTGGCATTCACATTCTGCTCGACGTTGTCACGGCGGCCGAAGCCGGAGGACTCGTCTATCTCGCGCCCGGCATGGACATTACCGAAGACTTTGCTGC